The genomic DNA CCGGCAGCGCGGCGAGGCGGTGGAGCGCGGCCGCATCGCCCTGCTGTTCGGCGGGGTGCGTCGCGGCTGGGAACGGCAGACCGGCGCGCTGGTCCGCGTGATGGCCTTCGGCGCGTCCTATTCGGTGCTGTCCGCGGTCTTTCCCATCCTGGTGGTGGCGCCCCGCTACGCCGCGGGAGCCATCACGCTGGGGGTGATGATGCAGACCGCGCAGGCCTTCCAGCAGGCGGTCGCGGCGCTGTCCTGGCCCATCGACAATCTGGCGACCGTCGCCCAATGGAAAGCGTCGGTCGAGCGCGTGCTGGGTCTGCAGGAGGCGCTGGACGGGCTCACCCCCTTGCCCCCGGTCAAGGCGCGCACTCCTGATGTCCTGTCCGATGGCGGCAACGCCGCGCGGAAACGGTAAGGCGGTCCGGCACTTTCCGTTTGACCTCAACTTAGCTTGAGGTTCTATCCTGCCGCCGCACGCCGAAACCTTGGGAGGGACCGGGCCGAATGCACCGCGAGATACGGCATCTGCTGCGCCGCTGGAAAATCACTCTGCTGAAGAAACGCGAAAACCGCCGCCGCCTTGCCCTGTTCAGGCCCATCCTGCCCGGTGCGAACCTGAAGGACCGGTTGATCGCCTGCTGCGGCGCCATGATCGGCCTCGCCGCGACGGGCCTGCTTTGCCACAACCTGCTGACCCATCTCACCAGCGCGCCGGCCCTGGTGGCGCCGATGGGGGCGTCGGCGGTCCTGCTGTTCGCGGTGCCGGCCAGCCCGCTCGCCCAACCCTGGTCGATCATCGGCGGCAACACCCTGTCGGCGCTGGTCGGGGTGATGGTGGCGGCGCTGATCCCCGACCCGATGCTGGCCGGCGGCGTGGCGGTGGCGCTGGCCATCGCGACCATGTCGATGACGCGCTGCCTGCACCCGCCGGGCGGCGCCGCCGCCCTGACCGCGGTGATCGGTGGGCCGGCGATCGCGGCGTCGGGGATGCAGTTCGTGTTCTACCCGGTCGCTGTCAATTCCATCCTGCTTGTGCTGGCGGGCTGGACGTTCCACCGCTTCTCCGGCCATTCCTACCCGCACCGGGCACCACCCAAGCCGGCCAACAGCCACGGCACCGCCGATCCCCCCGCCCAAACGCGCGCCGGCCTGACCGCCGACGACCTGGACGAGGCGATCCGCGAATTGGGGGAGGCGCTGGACGTCAATCGTGACGACCTGAGCGCCCTTTTGGAGAAGGCCGAGCTTCACGCCATGGAGCGGATGCACAGCGGAATCACCTGCGGTGACATCATGTCCCGCGACGTGGTGACGGTGAGCGCGGAGGCCCATCCCGAGGTGGCCCGCGCCCGCCTGATCGAGCACGCGTTCCGCACCCTGCCGGTGGTGGACCGGCGCAACGTTGTGGTCGGTCTGGTCGGGCACCGGCATCTGGTCGGACATGCCGCGACGGTGGCGGCGGTGATGGCCCCACCGGTGACCGCCGGTCCGGAAACTCCGGCCTTCCGTCTGCTCGGCCCGCTGTCGGACGGGGGCACGCACGAGGTCGCCATCGTGGATGGGAGCGGCGGGCTTCTGGGTGTGGTGACCCAGACGGACCTTCTTATGGTCATGGCCCGCACGAACCTGCTGCAATCGCTGGACAGCGCCCGGACCTCGGCCGGGCCGGTGGCCTTGGCCAGTCGCTGAACCATACCGGACGCCACGGCTCCGCGAGAAAATTTTCTCGCGGAGCCGTGGCGTCTCTCACCCCCCTCCCCTGCCCTCGCCGGCAGTGAGAATCGCGTCGATGTCGTCGCGGATGGCGCGGAGCGTCTCCCGGTCGATGTCCGCCAGCGCCAGTCCCTGTTCACGGACGGCGGCGACGGTCTGGCGCGCCCCGAACATCGCCTTGGCCAGCGGCTTCGGCAATGCGCTGCCGGTCGGAACCGCGTTGCTGCGGGGCCGCGCCGCCGCGGGCGACGGAGTGTCTTCCGCGTCGGCGGAGCGCCGGGTCATCTCCGCGACCAGCGCGTCCCAGCCGCGAAGCTGTTCGCCCTCCCCTTTCCGCCGCGCGATCTCCACCAGCCGGTAGCGCGCCGGACGGTGCAGCGGATACTCGTCACGGATGCGCTGCGGCAGGCGGCTGATGAGGAGTGCGCGGGAAATGTCCACCCGGTCCTTGCCGACGATCCGCCCGACATCCTCTTGCCGGTAGCCGTGGCGCTCCATCAGCCGGGCGTAAGCGTCGCCCTCCTCGAAGGGCGACAGATCGGCGCGGACGACGTTCTCGATCAGAGCCAGTTCGTCCGACGCGCCGGTGACGGTCACGGCGTAGATGGTCGGGTGACCGAGCGCCCGCACCGCTCGGAAGCGCCGCTCCCCGAAGACGAGCTGGAAGCGGCCGTCGCCCAACTGCTGCACGCCGACCGGCTGGGCCAGCCCATGCTGCGCAATGGAGGATTTCAGCGCCTCCATGTCCGCCTCGTCGAAATGGCGGCGCGGCTGGTCGGGGTTGGTGACGATGCGGCCGACGTCGATCTCCACCACGACCGGGCCGCGGCGGTTGAAGCCCTGCCCGTCCTCGCGGGCTTGGCGCTCGGCCGCGGCCGTGGTCAGCACGCCGGTGTTCGTCCGGGCCAGTTTACGCGACATGGGCCATCACCTCCGGCATGCGGGCACGTTCCTGGATCAGCGCGTCGGCGACGGCCTGATAGACCTCGTAGCCCGGCGCGTCCGGCACCGCCTCCAGCGCGGCGCGCCCGGCGGCCACCGCCTGGGCATAGACGGTCGCCCGCGGGATCGGGCCGAAGACGCGCAGCTTCGCGCCGAACAGATTGCGGATGTCGTCGAGCGACGCCTGGTCCTGGGTCAGCCGCGCGTTGAACATCGTCGGCAGGATGCCGAGAACACTGACCCCCGGGTTGGCCCGGCGACGGATCATGTCCAGGTTCTCCAGCAGGAACTCGACACCGGCGACGCTCAGCATTTCCGTCTGGCACGGGATGGCGACGGTGTTGGCGGCGGTCAGCGCGTTGCGCGCCAGCATCCCGAAATGCGGCGGGGTGTCGACGAAGATGAAATCGTAGCTCTGCCGCGCTCCGCCATCCAGGCATTCCCGAAGCGCGCAGTCGCCCGAGGACTGGCTTTGCAGTTCCGCCTCCGCGTCGCCCAGCCGCATGCCGCTGGGGATCACGTCCAGACCGCTGTCGGTGGTGACGATGTAATCGCTGAGGTCGAACCCTTTCCCCCGCGACTTCAGCGCCTCAACGGACGCCTTCAGCGCGTAGTAGAGGGTCTTCTCCTCGCGCTCGCGCTCGATGGAGTTGATGCCGAGATGGATGGTGGCGTTGGCCTGCGGGTCCGCGTCGATCAGCAGGACCTTGAAATGCCGGGCGAGCAGGGTGGCGGTGTTGACGGTGAAGGCGGTCTTGCCGACGCCGCCCTTGCGGTTGGCCGCGGCGCAGATCAGCGCCGGGCCGTGATGCGTCACCGTTCCGATCTTCTCCTGCAACAGCAGGGAAATGACCGGAGCCGGAATCTTCTCGCTGCCGTTCTCCCAGCGCGAGATCTTCGCCTTGTCGTATTTCCGGCCGAGCTTCTCGTTCAGCCAAGCCGCAAAATCCGGCTGGTTCAGCGTCCGGCCTTCCCGGAACGCCTTGATGTCCTCGCCGCGCATGGTTCGTTCCCCTGCCTTGCCCCGAGGCCACTTTTGCGCGGCGCCGGAGCCCGGTCAAGCCGGAATGTTGACTCCGGGGCAGGGGAGGGGAGTCAACATTCGGCGAGAAAATTTTCTCGCGGGAAAGCGCTCGGCGGGCGGTGCGACCACGGCACCGCCCGCCGTTCCGGTCAGCTCGGCTTGTAGGCTGCTTTCGCTTCGGGCATCAGCTTCTGCAGGGCCGCGATGCGGTCCGCCGTGCCGGGGTGGGTGGACATGAAGGTCGGCTGCTCGGCCCCCGCCTGCTTCATGTTCTGCCACAGCTCGATGGC from Azospirillum brasilense includes the following:
- a CDS encoding HPP family protein, which gives rise to MHREIRHLLRRWKITLLKKRENRRRLALFRPILPGANLKDRLIACCGAMIGLAATGLLCHNLLTHLTSAPALVAPMGASAVLLFAVPASPLAQPWSIIGGNTLSALVGVMVAALIPDPMLAGGVAVALAIATMSMTRCLHPPGGAAALTAVIGGPAIAASGMQFVFYPVAVNSILLVLAGWTFHRFSGHSYPHRAPPKPANSHGTADPPAQTRAGLTADDLDEAIRELGEALDVNRDDLSALLEKAELHAMERMHSGITCGDIMSRDVVTVSAEAHPEVARARLIEHAFRTLPVVDRRNVVVGLVGHRHLVGHAATVAAVMAPPVTAGPETPAFRLLGPLSDGGTHEVAIVDGSGGLLGVVTQTDLLMVMARTNLLQSLDSARTSAGPVALASR
- a CDS encoding ParB/RepB/Spo0J family partition protein, with amino-acid sequence MSRKLARTNTGVLTTAAAERQAREDGQGFNRRGPVVVEIDVGRIVTNPDQPRRHFDEADMEALKSSIAQHGLAQPVGVQQLGDGRFQLVFGERRFRAVRALGHPTIYAVTVTGASDELALIENVVRADLSPFEEGDAYARLMERHGYRQEDVGRIVGKDRVDISRALLISRLPQRIRDEYPLHRPARYRLVEIARRKGEGEQLRGWDALVAEMTRRSADAEDTPSPAAARPRSNAVPTGSALPKPLAKAMFGARQTVAAVREQGLALADIDRETLRAIRDDIDAILTAGEGRGGG
- a CDS encoding AAA family ATPase; its protein translation is MRGEDIKAFREGRTLNQPDFAAWLNEKLGRKYDKAKISRWENGSEKIPAPVISLLLQEKIGTVTHHGPALICAAANRKGGVGKTAFTVNTATLLARHFKVLLIDADPQANATIHLGINSIEREREEKTLYYALKASVEALKSRGKGFDLSDYIVTTDSGLDVIPSGMRLGDAEAELQSQSSGDCALRECLDGGARQSYDFIFVDTPPHFGMLARNALTAANTVAIPCQTEMLSVAGVEFLLENLDMIRRRANPGVSVLGILPTMFNARLTQDQASLDDIRNLFGAKLRVFGPIPRATVYAQAVAAGRAALEAVPDAPGYEVYQAVADALIQERARMPEVMAHVA